The Miltoncostaea oceani genome includes a region encoding these proteins:
- a CDS encoding DUF7144 family membrane protein has protein sequence MAVGQEPTGMAPASDAGYGAVVFAASMMVLIGVFQAIAGLVAIIDDDYYVVTPNYTFELDVTAWGWIHLILGIVIFCAGVALFSFKPWAGYLAIALAILSAVANFFFIPYYPFWSLVVIALAVFVIWGLSRPGILVRS, from the coding sequence ATGGCGGTAGGACAGGAACCCACCGGGATGGCCCCGGCGTCGGACGCCGGCTACGGGGCGGTCGTCTTCGCGGCGAGCATGATGGTGCTGATCGGGGTGTTCCAGGCGATCGCGGGACTCGTCGCGATCATCGACGACGACTACTACGTCGTCACGCCGAACTACACGTTCGAGCTCGACGTCACGGCGTGGGGCTGGATCCACCTCATCCTGGGGATCGTGATCTTCTGCGCCGGCGTCGCGCTCTTCAGCTTCAAGCCGTGGGCCGGCTACCTCGCCATCGCCCTCGCGATCCTGAGCGCCGTCGCGAACTTCTTCTTCATCCCGTACTACCCGTTCTGGTCCCTCGTCGTGATCGCCCTCGCGGTGTTCGTGATCTGGGGACTGTCGCGGCCCGGCATCCTGGTCCGCAGCTAG
- a CDS encoding phage holin family protein, producing the protein MSAPGVPEARPETLRIRPGALAVAWVVAALALGFAAVVLPGLRVHGAAGALLAAALIAVLNAVVPPVVAALRVPYTLLVDFVLILLIDGAMLKAASEIVPGALTVDSYGWALLAALIMSAASVVLEVVLGTNDDDTYMLRQARRIARRGGGGERSDVPGIVFLEIDGLALPVLRRAMRDGNAPAMASWLADGSHRLIEWETDLSSQTGASQAGILLGSNEDIPAFRWVEKETGRTMACSAPADCAEIERRLSTGRGLLRDGGASRGNLLSGDADHVILTVSRIEEEKGANPGYRAFFANGSNVTRTMVLFTWEVILELIAAARSARRDVRPRGHRGGVYPFMRAALCVAVRDLIVFGVILDMMRGRPAVYATFSSYDEVAHHSGLERADTLEALRKLDQQFARIDRARAHAARPYDIVVLSDHGQTQGATFRQRNGYGLDELVSRSLSRGEVALMEGGDENDGAVGRAVSEATGRPVGRDGSGDVPADGGRDVVLASGNLGLVYLMGVPRRLTREEIDAAHPDLIPALRAHPHIGWLMVRGADGPLVLGARGVRHLASGRVEGEDPLAPFPPTAAGHLLRADGFAHVADIMVGSFYDPVLEEGCAFEELISFHGGLGGPQTRPFILHPAHLAAPGAPLVGAAAVHDVLAGWRGATADGRRDPAPAGTTTDHTDGGRHG; encoded by the coding sequence GTGAGCGCCCCCGGGGTCCCCGAGGCCCGCCCGGAGACGCTGCGCATCCGGCCCGGCGCCCTCGCCGTCGCCTGGGTGGTCGCGGCCCTCGCCCTCGGGTTCGCCGCCGTCGTCCTGCCGGGGCTGCGCGTGCACGGCGCCGCGGGCGCCCTGCTCGCGGCGGCGCTGATCGCCGTCCTCAACGCGGTCGTCCCGCCGGTCGTCGCCGCCCTGCGTGTGCCGTACACGCTGCTCGTCGACTTCGTCCTGATCCTCCTCATCGACGGGGCGATGCTGAAGGCGGCGTCGGAGATCGTCCCGGGCGCCCTGACGGTCGACTCCTACGGGTGGGCGCTCCTCGCGGCGCTGATCATGTCCGCCGCATCGGTGGTCCTCGAGGTGGTCCTCGGGACGAACGACGACGACACCTACATGCTGCGCCAGGCGCGGCGCATCGCCCGCCGCGGCGGCGGCGGCGAGCGGTCGGACGTCCCGGGGATCGTGTTCCTGGAGATCGACGGCCTCGCGCTCCCGGTGCTGCGGCGCGCGATGCGGGACGGCAACGCACCGGCGATGGCGTCGTGGCTCGCGGACGGCTCCCACCGGTTGATCGAGTGGGAGACCGACCTGTCGTCGCAGACCGGCGCGTCGCAGGCGGGCATCCTGCTCGGCTCGAACGAGGACATCCCGGCGTTCCGGTGGGTCGAGAAGGAGACGGGGCGGACGATGGCGTGCTCGGCGCCCGCCGACTGCGCCGAGATCGAGCGCCGCCTCTCCACCGGCCGCGGGCTGCTGCGCGACGGAGGGGCGAGCCGCGGCAACCTCCTGTCGGGCGACGCGGACCACGTGATCCTCACGGTCAGCCGCATCGAGGAGGAGAAGGGCGCCAACCCCGGCTACCGCGCGTTCTTCGCGAACGGCTCGAACGTGACGCGGACGATGGTGCTGTTCACGTGGGAGGTGATCCTCGAGCTGATCGCGGCGGCCCGCAGCGCCCGCCGGGACGTCCGCCCGCGCGGCCACCGCGGCGGCGTCTACCCGTTCATGCGCGCCGCCCTCTGCGTCGCGGTGCGCGACCTCATCGTGTTCGGGGTGATCCTCGACATGATGCGCGGCCGCCCCGCCGTCTACGCGACGTTCTCGAGCTACGACGAGGTGGCCCACCACTCGGGGCTGGAGCGCGCCGACACGCTCGAGGCGCTGCGCAAGCTCGACCAGCAGTTCGCCCGCATCGACCGCGCGCGGGCGCACGCCGCCCGGCCCTACGACATCGTCGTGCTCTCCGACCACGGCCAGACCCAGGGCGCGACGTTCCGGCAGCGCAACGGGTACGGCCTCGACGAGCTGGTGTCGCGGTCGCTGTCCCGGGGGGAGGTCGCCCTGATGGAGGGCGGCGACGAGAACGACGGCGCCGTCGGCCGGGCCGTGTCGGAGGCCACCGGCCGGCCCGTCGGCCGCGACGGCTCCGGCGACGTCCCCGCCGACGGCGGGCGGGACGTGGTGCTCGCGTCGGGCAACCTCGGCCTCGTGTACCTGATGGGGGTGCCGCGCCGGCTGACGCGGGAGGAGATCGACGCCGCCCACCCGGACCTGATCCCGGCGCTGCGCGCCCACCCCCACATCGGCTGGCTGATGGTCCGCGGGGCCGACGGGCCACTGGTGCTCGGCGCCCGCGGGGTGCGCCACCTCGCCTCCGGCCGGGTCGAGGGCGAGGACCCCCTCGCGCCGTTCCCGCCGACCGCCGCGGGTCACCTCCTCCGCGCCGACGGGTTCGCGCACGTCGCGGACATCATGGTGGGGAGCTTCTACGACCCGGTCCTCGAGGAGGGGTGCGCGTTCGAGGAGCTGATCTCGTTCCACGGCGGGCTCGGCGGCCCGCAGACCCGCCCGTTCATCCTCCACCCCGCGCACCTCGCCGCACCCGGCGCGCCGCTCGTCGGCGCCGCGGCCGTGCACGATGTGCTGGCGGGCTGGCGCGGGGCGACCGCCGACGGGCGGCGGGACCCGGCCCCGGCGGGCACCACCACGGACCACACGGACGGAGGACGACATGGGTGA
- a CDS encoding LuxR C-terminal-related transcriptional regulator, which produces MPPRTTMPPRFPAPVDPPGAGIPAPVPDEITRSALLARLDRATTGLVLVSAPAGYGKTTLLAQMARAAATPVAWLTLRPAHRAPRRLEADLAAALTAVAPGRRQPFLLVIDDVDVLTSRRALAAVEGLAAGLPEGSRVALGCRADPGLLLGRRQVEGAVLRITAEDLAFDEAEVAALMAAAGIDLGPGELVAVADGTEGWPAGLRLAAVRIGGHPRPPEAARSFAGDDRLVADYLHEVMLDDLAPEVRTFLMRTSVLEPLSGDLCDAVLGTTGSATRLLGLERSNLLLVVLDDHGESYRYHHLLGDLLRRELRRCEPGEVAGLHDRASRWHAAAGDAERAVRHALAAGDSPGAVGMLWRAFPGALTRGGIGTLQAMLARFGVDEVVASAPLAVASAWCYAETRGDLAAHCLSLAERVPVPPGAEAPDGLAPAATALRALLARDGIGAMARTAAEGFRTAPDDGPWRAYHRFLEGVARHLAGDPVRARVLLEDGVERAGRVAPSVHALCLAQLALLLLAEDEPVRGLMMARRSRAVIAEWGLGSQGSAALGYSALALALAVSGHPDEARENIREARRVLSATVDASAWLAVEVRVAMARAGLAIGDDGVAEEAMSEADRFRGQLGDAPLLRDEVEELARRVQPVPEGDAACLSSITAAETRVLRLLPTHHSVREIGDLLFLSRFTVKSHAHSLYRKLGVSCRSEAVERARQLRILPPAGGGPPAARRREGAVLRGRA; this is translated from the coding sequence GTGCCCCCCCGTACCACCATGCCCCCGCGGTTCCCGGCGCCCGTGGACCCGCCGGGGGCGGGGATCCCCGCCCCCGTCCCCGACGAGATCACCCGGTCCGCCCTCCTCGCCCGCCTGGACCGTGCGACGACCGGCCTGGTGCTCGTCTCCGCCCCCGCGGGGTACGGCAAGACGACGCTCCTGGCCCAGATGGCGCGCGCGGCCGCGACGCCCGTCGCCTGGCTGACGCTGCGCCCGGCCCACCGCGCCCCGCGCCGCCTCGAGGCCGACCTGGCCGCGGCGCTGACGGCCGTCGCGCCCGGCCGGCGGCAGCCGTTCCTGCTCGTCATCGACGACGTCGACGTCCTCACGTCGCGGCGGGCGCTGGCGGCGGTGGAGGGGCTCGCCGCCGGCCTGCCCGAGGGGTCGCGCGTGGCCCTCGGGTGCCGCGCCGACCCGGGGCTGCTGCTCGGCCGCCGGCAGGTGGAGGGCGCCGTCCTGCGGATCACCGCGGAGGACCTCGCCTTCGACGAGGCGGAGGTCGCCGCCCTGATGGCCGCGGCCGGCATCGACCTCGGCCCCGGCGAGCTCGTGGCGGTCGCGGACGGCACGGAGGGCTGGCCCGCCGGGCTGCGGCTCGCGGCGGTGAGGATCGGCGGCCACCCACGGCCGCCGGAGGCCGCCCGGTCGTTCGCGGGCGACGACCGGCTCGTCGCCGACTACCTGCACGAGGTGATGCTCGACGACCTCGCACCGGAGGTGCGCACCTTCCTGATGCGCACGTCCGTCCTCGAACCGCTCAGCGGCGACCTGTGCGACGCGGTGCTCGGGACCACCGGGTCGGCGACGCGGCTGCTCGGCCTGGAGCGCTCCAACCTCCTGCTCGTCGTGCTCGACGACCACGGGGAGAGCTACCGCTACCACCACCTCCTCGGCGACCTCCTGCGCCGCGAGCTGCGCCGGTGCGAACCCGGCGAGGTCGCCGGCCTGCACGACCGGGCGAGCCGCTGGCACGCCGCCGCGGGCGACGCCGAGCGGGCCGTGCGCCACGCCCTCGCCGCGGGCGACTCCCCGGGGGCGGTCGGGATGCTCTGGCGCGCGTTCCCCGGGGCCCTCACCCGCGGCGGCATCGGGACGCTGCAGGCGATGCTGGCGCGGTTCGGCGTCGACGAGGTCGTCGCCAGCGCCCCGCTCGCCGTGGCGTCGGCCTGGTGCTACGCCGAGACCCGCGGCGACCTCGCCGCGCACTGCCTGTCGCTCGCCGAGCGGGTCCCGGTCCCGCCGGGGGCGGAGGCGCCGGACGGGCTCGCGCCCGCCGCGACTGCGCTGCGGGCCCTCCTCGCCCGCGACGGCATCGGGGCGATGGCGCGCACCGCCGCCGAGGGCTTCCGGACCGCGCCGGACGACGGGCCGTGGCGCGCGTACCACCGCTTCCTGGAGGGCGTCGCCCGCCACCTCGCCGGTGACCCGGTGCGCGCCCGGGTCCTGCTGGAGGACGGCGTCGAGCGCGCCGGCCGGGTCGCTCCGAGCGTGCACGCGCTCTGCCTCGCCCAGCTCGCGCTGCTGCTGCTCGCCGAGGACGAGCCGGTGCGCGGGCTGATGATGGCCCGGCGGTCCCGCGCGGTGATCGCGGAGTGGGGCCTGGGCTCGCAGGGGTCCGCGGCGCTCGGCTACTCCGCCCTCGCCCTCGCGCTGGCGGTGTCCGGCCACCCGGACGAGGCGCGCGAGAACATCCGGGAGGCGCGGCGGGTCCTGTCGGCCACGGTCGACGCGTCCGCATGGCTCGCCGTCGAGGTGCGCGTCGCGATGGCGCGCGCGGGCCTCGCGATCGGCGACGACGGCGTCGCGGAGGAGGCCATGTCGGAGGCCGACCGGTTCCGCGGTCAGCTCGGCGACGCGCCGCTGCTGCGCGACGAGGTCGAGGAGCTCGCCCGCCGCGTGCAGCCGGTGCCGGAGGGCGACGCCGCATGCCTCTCGTCGATCACGGCGGCGGAGACGCGGGTGCTGCGCCTGCTCCCCACCCACCACTCCGTCCGCGAGATCGGCGACCTCCTGTTCCTCTCGCGGTTCACCGTCAAGAGCCACGCCCACTCGCTCTACCGCAAGCTCGGCGTCTCGTGCCGCAGCGAGGCGGTCGAGCGGGCCCGGCAGCTGCGGATCCTCCCGCCGGCCGGAGGGGGCCCTCCCGCCGCACGGCGGCGGGAGGGGGCCGTGCTCAGAGGCCGAGCTTGA
- a CDS encoding DUF1269 domain-containing protein, which yields MQLLMIGVPTREEGLDALDRLADAVMEGRIDVEDAALVYKDDKGRVKIHQTHDATAGVGAVRGGALGVLVGLFAAPLVGAAAVGAGAGALISRARDSGVSDAMMKEAGRLIEGDEAGIFVLADDASALAIAARIEEMVAGGREVSYQMISPEAQDFLRETIKLGL from the coding sequence ATGCAGCTGCTCATGATCGGCGTGCCCACCCGCGAGGAGGGCCTCGACGCCCTCGACCGGCTCGCGGACGCGGTGATGGAGGGCAGGATCGACGTCGAGGACGCGGCCCTGGTCTACAAGGACGACAAGGGGCGGGTGAAGATCCACCAGACCCACGACGCCACGGCGGGGGTCGGCGCCGTGCGGGGCGGGGCGCTCGGCGTCCTCGTCGGCCTGTTCGCCGCCCCCCTCGTGGGCGCCGCGGCCGTCGGCGCCGGGGCGGGGGCGCTGATCTCGCGCGCCCGCGACAGCGGGGTCAGCGACGCGATGATGAAGGAGGCCGGCCGCCTCATCGAGGGCGACGAGGCCGGCATCTTCGTACTGGCCGACGACGCGTCGGCGCTGGCGATCGCGGCGCGCATCGAGGAGATGGTCGCCGGCGGACGCGAGGTCTCGTACCAGATGATCTCCCCGGAGGCGCAGGACTTCCTCCGCGAGACGATCAAGCTCGGCCTCTGA
- a CDS encoding phosphohydrolase, translating to MDAGRGNGTATAEDARALAERAHRGQVEPSGRPYIDHVRRVAEAVPPFARRVAWLHDALEWTGLGEHDLAGAGLGPDEVAAVRLLTRDAGDADDHAFLEHTREIARAPGRAGRIARTVKRADIEDRARHPRDPGAPWAPPYARARALLARAP from the coding sequence ATGGACGCGGGACGTGGGAACGGGACGGCGACGGCGGAGGACGCCCGGGCGCTCGCCGAGCGCGCGCACCGCGGGCAGGTCGAGCCGAGCGGACGGCCGTACATCGATCACGTCCGGCGGGTCGCGGAGGCCGTGCCGCCGTTCGCCCGCCGTGTCGCGTGGCTGCACGACGCGCTCGAGTGGACGGGGCTCGGTGAGCACGACCTCGCCGGCGCCGGCCTCGGCCCCGACGAGGTCGCCGCGGTGCGCCTGCTCACACGCGACGCGGGCGACGCCGACGACCACGCGTTCCTGGAGCACACCCGTGAGATCGCCCGTGCCCCGGGCCGCGCGGGCCGGATCGCGCGGACGGTGAAACGTGCCGACATCGAGGACCGGGCGCGCCACCCGCGCGACCCGGGCGCGCCGTGGGCCCCGCCGTACGCCCGGGCGCGGGCCCTCCTGGCGCGGGCCCCCTGA
- a CDS encoding DUF1269 domain-containing protein, with protein MATTLTVWKYRTPAGAEDALAVLEELRSEQLIEIHDAAVVSWSPGAKRPKTRELNSLTGVGALGGAFWGLLFGLVFFIPLLGVAVGAAMGGLAGSLTDVGIDDSFIRKIREEVTPGTSALFLLTSGAVMEKVLDRFQAHERPELIQTNLSDEDEAALRQAFTEQG; from the coding sequence ATGGCGACGACCCTGACGGTCTGGAAGTACCGCACCCCGGCGGGAGCCGAGGACGCGCTGGCGGTGCTCGAGGAGCTGAGGAGCGAGCAGCTGATCGAGATCCACGACGCCGCGGTCGTGTCGTGGTCCCCGGGCGCGAAACGGCCGAAGACGCGTGAGCTCAACAGCCTGACCGGTGTGGGCGCACTCGGCGGGGCGTTCTGGGGGTTGCTCTTCGGGCTCGTGTTCTTCATCCCGCTCCTCGGGGTCGCGGTCGGCGCGGCGATGGGGGGACTGGCCGGCTCGCTCACGGACGTCGGGATCGACGACAGCTTCATCAGGAAGATCCGCGAGGAGGTCACCCCCGGCACCTCCGCGCTCTTCCTGCTCACGTCGGGGGCCGTCATGGAGAAGGTGCTCGACCGCTTCCAGGCGCACGAGCGGCCGGAGCTCATCCAGACCAACCTGTCGGACGAGGACGAGGCGGCCCTCCGCCAGGCCTTCACCGAGCAGGGCTGA
- a CDS encoding lysylphosphatidylglycerol synthase transmembrane domain-containing protein: MSASDGDTGPPGPPEETVTEVGRRRLHIPDTVARGLLALLLLGLILWVLLSNVGDLEAVAEALAGVSWEAAVLLIALLLATQVVIASQLAFTVPGLGVTRAVVTVESAAAVSNTVPGPSGTATRLGILRSWGFYTDDFARSWLFTSSLTNLVVLVMPVLAIIIAAALGEVTTGVVVLAVIGGVASVVGIVLVWLMLRSETFSRRIGTLAGRFARWARGVVSKRPSERDFAEAAVRFRDGLRATWRENGGRVSLAVVAAYGLNALMLSISMRAVGLGYDVLPVGSIVVVYAFVRLLTIVNLTPGGVGVVEALYVSGFLLVATGADESQIVAGVFLFRGLTYVGPILLGVVGLLIWKLRSSWRVPSPPEPVGAAGVGAVIADREPPGPGAR; the protein is encoded by the coding sequence GTGAGCGCGTCCGACGGCGACACGGGTCCGCCCGGCCCCCCGGAGGAGACGGTCACGGAGGTCGGGCGACGCCGGCTGCACATCCCGGACACCGTCGCGCGGGGCCTGCTCGCCCTGCTGCTGCTCGGGTTGATCCTGTGGGTTCTGCTGTCGAACGTCGGGGACCTGGAGGCGGTCGCCGAGGCGCTCGCCGGCGTGTCGTGGGAGGCGGCGGTGCTGCTCATCGCGCTGCTGCTCGCGACGCAGGTCGTGATCGCGTCGCAGCTGGCGTTCACCGTCCCGGGGCTCGGCGTCACGCGGGCGGTCGTGACGGTCGAGTCGGCGGCGGCCGTGTCGAACACGGTCCCCGGCCCCTCGGGGACCGCCACCCGGCTCGGGATCCTGCGGTCCTGGGGCTTCTACACCGACGACTTCGCGCGGAGCTGGCTGTTCACGAGCTCGCTGACGAACCTCGTGGTCCTCGTCATGCCGGTGCTCGCCATCATCATCGCGGCGGCCCTCGGGGAGGTCACGACCGGCGTGGTGGTGCTGGCGGTCATCGGCGGCGTCGCCTCCGTCGTGGGGATCGTGCTGGTGTGGCTCATGCTCCGCAGCGAGACGTTCTCGCGCCGCATCGGGACCCTGGCGGGCCGGTTCGCGCGGTGGGCGCGCGGGGTGGTGTCGAAGCGGCCGAGCGAACGCGACTTCGCCGAGGCCGCGGTGCGGTTCCGGGACGGCCTGCGCGCGACGTGGCGGGAGAACGGCGGCCGCGTGAGCCTCGCGGTGGTCGCCGCGTACGGCCTGAACGCGCTGATGCTCTCCATCTCGATGCGCGCCGTGGGCCTCGGGTACGACGTCCTGCCCGTCGGGTCGATCGTCGTGGTCTACGCCTTCGTGCGGCTGCTGACGATCGTCAACCTCACGCCGGGCGGGGTGGGCGTGGTGGAGGCGCTCTACGTGTCGGGCTTCCTGCTCGTCGCGACGGGCGCCGACGAGTCGCAGATCGTCGCCGGGGTGTTCCTCTTCCGCGGCCTCACCTACGTCGGTCCGATCCTGCTCGGCGTCGTGGGGCTGCTGATCTGGAAGCTGCGGTCGTCGTGGCGGGTCCCGTCACCGCCGGAGCCGGTGGGTGCCGCGGGCGTCGGCGCGGTCATCGCCGACCGCGAGCCCCCCGGCCCGGGGGCGCGCTAG
- a CDS encoding amphi-Trp domain-containing protein, protein MGDEFELYGRSEEMTREEAARRLHAIADELASNNGIRVTRDNTRLSIAVPARVELSVEVEQDDDGMEIEIEIGWRGGPMAT, encoded by the coding sequence ATGGGTGACGAGTTCGAGCTCTACGGCCGGTCGGAGGAGATGACCCGCGAGGAGGCGGCGCGGCGTCTGCACGCCATCGCCGACGAGCTCGCGTCGAACAACGGGATCCGGGTGACCCGCGACAACACGCGCCTCTCCATCGCGGTCCCCGCCCGCGTCGAGCTCTCCGTCGAGGTCGAGCAGGACGACGACGGGATGGAGATCGAGATCGAGATCGGCTGGCGGGGCGGGCCGATGGCGACCTGA
- a CDS encoding carboxymuconolactone decarboxylase family protein, whose product MAVGEPSVLEGLLGSRVENLDDSGLDARTYGLVRIAALIAVDAPPASVVAEVASALAAGATPEEMLGVLVAVGPQVGMPKVVAAAPELMIALGLPVHEA is encoded by the coding sequence ATGGCCGTGGGCGAGCCCTCGGTGCTGGAGGGCCTCCTCGGGTCCCGCGTCGAGAACCTCGACGACTCGGGGCTCGACGCCCGCACGTACGGCCTCGTCCGGATCGCCGCCCTGATCGCCGTGGACGCGCCGCCGGCGTCCGTCGTGGCGGAGGTGGCCAGCGCGCTCGCGGCCGGCGCGACACCGGAGGAGATGCTCGGCGTGCTCGTCGCGGTCGGCCCCCAGGTGGGGATGCCGAAGGTGGTGGCCGCCGCACCGGAGCTGATGATCGCGCTCGGGCTCCCCGTCCACGAGGCGTGA
- a CDS encoding SHOCT domain-containing protein, whose product MDWSFWDVLWTTFVVFLWISVLMIYFNVVIDVFRSHDLSGWAKAGWLVVLVVLPFLGLLIYVITRGPKMAERGMRDQLERADQIRAAYGDGSGAAADQIARAKELLDSGAIDAGEYEQLKSRALAA is encoded by the coding sequence ATGGACTGGAGCTTCTGGGATGTCCTGTGGACCACCTTCGTGGTGTTCCTCTGGATCAGCGTCCTCATGATCTACTTCAACGTCGTCATCGACGTCTTCCGGAGCCACGACCTGTCGGGGTGGGCGAAGGCGGGTTGGCTCGTCGTCCTCGTCGTGCTGCCGTTCCTCGGCCTGCTGATCTACGTCATCACCCGTGGACCGAAGATGGCGGAGCGCGGGATGCGGGACCAGCTCGAGCGTGCCGACCAGATCCGCGCGGCCTACGGCGACGGGAGCGGTGCCGCGGCGGACCAGATCGCCCGCGCGAAGGAGCTGCTGGACAGCGGCGCGATCGACGCCGGCGAGTACGAGCAGCTGAAGAGCCGGGCGCTCGCCGCCTGA
- a CDS encoding AI-2E family transporter produces the protein MTGPQEGTPPAADGAPDPLLPPRTFAPPAWLRDMGRTAWALVGIAVVVVGALLLLGVASDIVTPVIAAGVAASVAGPAVAWMGRRWRLPRAAGAGIVLLGLLGAAVVIALMVVHGITGQADEIRAALSSGADTIEGWADDAGTSQTGDARQDLEAALPAIGGALLGGVVQGISGLTSLAFFLSFFFFSTFFLLKDGPVYRRFADRHLGLPRPVATIITGDVVGSLRDYFYGVTLVAVFNAVLVGAGALALGVPLAGTIAVVTFVTAYIPFIGAFISGAFAVVIALGSEGTDTALLMLVIVLLANGILQQIVQPIAFGATLDLNPLVVLITTIAGGALFGMPGLVLGAPLTAAGVRIAADVARARSGVGAAPVATTAEGP, from the coding sequence GTGACCGGGCCGCAGGAGGGGACCCCCCCGGCCGCGGACGGTGCCCCCGACCCGCTGCTGCCGCCGCGCACGTTCGCGCCGCCGGCGTGGCTGCGCGACATGGGCCGCACGGCCTGGGCGCTCGTCGGCATCGCCGTGGTCGTCGTCGGGGCGCTCCTGCTGCTGGGGGTCGCGTCCGACATCGTGACCCCGGTCATCGCGGCGGGGGTCGCCGCCTCCGTCGCGGGCCCCGCCGTCGCCTGGATGGGCCGCCGCTGGCGCCTGCCGCGCGCCGCGGGGGCGGGGATCGTGCTGCTCGGCCTGCTGGGGGCGGCGGTGGTCATCGCCCTGATGGTCGTCCACGGGATCACGGGGCAGGCCGACGAGATCCGCGCGGCCCTCTCGTCCGGCGCCGACACGATCGAGGGGTGGGCCGACGACGCCGGGACGTCGCAGACGGGGGACGCGCGCCAGGACCTCGAGGCGGCGCTCCCCGCGATCGGCGGCGCGCTGCTCGGCGGGGTGGTGCAGGGCATCAGCGGCCTGACGTCGCTCGCCTTCTTCCTGTCGTTCTTCTTCTTCAGCACGTTCTTCCTGCTGAAGGACGGCCCCGTCTACCGGCGCTTCGCGGACCGCCACCTCGGGCTCCCGCGACCCGTCGCCACGATCATCACCGGCGACGTCGTCGGGTCCCTGCGCGACTACTTCTACGGGGTCACCCTCGTCGCGGTCTTCAACGCGGTGCTCGTCGGGGCGGGGGCCCTCGCGCTCGGGGTGCCCCTCGCCGGGACCATCGCCGTCGTGACCTTCGTGACGGCCTACATCCCGTTCATCGGCGCGTTCATCTCCGGCGCGTTCGCGGTCGTGATCGCCCTGGGCAGCGAGGGCACCGACACCGCCCTCCTCATGCTGGTGATCGTGCTGCTCGCCAACGGGATCCTGCAGCAGATCGTCCAGCCGATCGCCTTCGGGGCGACGCTCGACCTGAACCCCCTCGTCGTCCTGATCACGACGATCGCGGGCGGCGCCCTGTTCGGCATGCCGGGGCTGGTGCTGGGGGCGCCGCTGACCGCCGCCGGGGTGCGGATCGCCGCGGACGTCGCCCGGGCGCGGTCCGGGGTCGGCGCGGCGCCCGTCGCCACGACGGCGGAGGGTCCGTGA
- a CDS encoding MBL fold metallo-hydrolase yields MTGLVVTWAGHATARIEMDGVAVLTDPLLRGRLGHLHRVAPTPGRVADGLSAVLISHLHRDHLDLPSLRRIDPGVPVLAPWGARALLAGAGRRAVTEMHPGDVAEVGPLRVRATPAAHDGGGRRRGPRGVRGARAVALGFVVEGTGTAYVAGDTDLFDGMAHIAPRLDVALLPVGGWGPRLGPGHLDPTRAAQALRLLRPRVAIPVHWGTYAPWPVTARAAYLRDPGGAFAAAAAVLAPGVDVRVLAVGGTTVVALPGPGDHTH; encoded by the coding sequence ATGACGGGGCTCGTGGTCACCTGGGCGGGGCACGCGACCGCGCGGATCGAGATGGACGGGGTCGCGGTGCTGACGGACCCGCTCCTGCGGGGACGACTCGGCCACCTCCACCGGGTCGCCCCCACCCCGGGGCGGGTCGCCGACGGCCTGTCGGCGGTGCTGATCTCCCACCTCCACCGCGACCACCTCGACCTGCCGTCGCTGCGCCGCATCGACCCGGGGGTTCCGGTCCTCGCCCCCTGGGGCGCACGCGCGCTCCTCGCGGGGGCGGGCCGGCGCGCCGTCACCGAGATGCACCCCGGCGACGTCGCGGAGGTCGGCCCGCTGCGGGTCCGGGCGACGCCGGCGGCCCACGACGGCGGGGGGCGGCGGCGCGGTCCGCGGGGCGTGCGCGGCGCCCGCGCCGTCGCGCTCGGGTTCGTGGTGGAGGGCACCGGCACCGCGTACGTCGCGGGCGACACCGACCTCTTCGACGGGATGGCGCACATCGCCCCGCGGCTCGACGTGGCGCTGCTGCCCGTCGGCGGCTGGGGACCGCGCCTCGGCCCCGGGCACCTCGACCCCACCCGCGCCGCCCAGGCGTTGCGGCTGCTGCGGCCGCGCGTGGCGATCCCCGTCCACTGGGGCACCTACGCGCCGTGGCCGGTCACGGCACGGGCGGCGTACCTGCGTGACCCGGGCGGGGCGTTCGCGGCGGCGGCCGCCGTCCTCGCGCCCGGCGTCGACGTGCGGGTGCTGGCGGTCGGCGGCACCACCGTCGTCGCGCTCCCCGGACCGGGGGACCACACCCACTAG